In Plasmodium chabaudi chabaudi strain AS genome assembly, chromosome: 9, the following proteins share a genomic window:
- a CDS encoding deoxyuridine 5'-triphosphate nucleotidohydrolase, putative: protein MHLKIMCLSDEVREMYKNHKTHHEGDSGLDVFIIKDEVLKPKTTTFVKLGIKATALQYKCNYYYKSDKNDSNNNNKEPEIVNTSFLLFPRSSISKTPLRLANSIGLIDAGYRGEIILALDNTSDQEYTIKKNDKLAQIVSFSGEPLSFELVTELDETSRGEGGFGSTSNK from the coding sequence atgcatttaaaaattatgtgcTTGAGTGATGAGGTCCGGGAAATGTACAAGAACCATAAAACTCACCATGAAGGAGATAGTGGATTAGATGTTTTCATTATCAAGGATGAAGTATTAAAACCTAAAACAACTACATTTGTTAAACTTGGTATAAAAGCAACAGCATtacaatataaatgtaattattactataaatcagataaaaatgattcgaataataataataaagaacccgaaattgtaaatacaagttttttattatttccacGAAGTAGTATATCAAAAACACCTTTACGACTAGCCAATTCTATAGGATTAATAGATGCTGGATATAGAGGTGAAATTATATTAGCTCTTGATAATACAAGTGATCAGGAatatacaattaaaaaaaacgataaGTTAGCTCAAATCGTATCATTTTCTGGTGAACCATTATCCTTTGAGTTAGTTACAGAATTAGATGAAACCTCAAGAGGTGAAGGTGGATTTGGTTCCACAtccaataaataa